The proteins below come from a single Melospiza georgiana isolate bMelGeo1 chromosome 4, bMelGeo1.pri, whole genome shotgun sequence genomic window:
- the LOC131083220 gene encoding endonuclease domain-containing 1 protein-like yields MLGLLLLQVLASCLWLGHSEVVNSFDSCPQFFYDGIPPNDALNPNNPARICQRFSNSYHYATLYDRDRRIPVYSAYKYRPGPYTRPSRKWMVEPQLIGKNNLKEMTSEKNLIYNHSFTLDKIKESQAIDDDYRGQKDLTRGHLSPNGHQYSEESKIATFTLTNIVPQDETLNNVNWNAYESKTMPQKTQGCTTTYVITGAVPGNAYVSNNRVNVPSHIWSAACCVLDKKPPKAWGAIAENKSKKEVEQLSLEDLENRLTKLYGKNVNLFNNACSQK; encoded by the exons atgctggggctgctgctgctgcaggtgttgGCCAGCTGCCTCTGGCTGGGACACAGCGAGGTGGTGAACTCCTTTGACAGCTGTCCTCAGTTCTTCTATGATGGGATTCCCCCAAATGATGCCCTGAATCCAAATAACCCAGCCCGGATCTGTCAGCGCTTCAGCAACTCGTATCACTATGCCACCCTGTACGACAGAGACAGGAGAATTCCAGTGTACTCTGCTTACAAATACAGGCCTGGACCTTACACGAGACCTTCAAGGAAGTGGATGGTTGAGCCTCAG CTTATAGGTAAAAATAATCTTAAAGAGATGACAAGTGAGAAGAACCTCATATATAATCACTCCTTCACCTTAGACAAAATCAAAGAGAGCCAAGCTATTGATGATGACTACAGAGGACAGAAGGATTTGACCCGTGGCCATTTGAGCCCCAATGGCCATCAGTACAGTGAAGAGAGCAAGATTGCTACCTTCACCCTTACCAACATAGTGCCTCAGGACGAGACTCTCAACAATGTCAACTGGAATGCTTACGAGTCTAAAACAATGCCCCAAAAGACCCAGGGCTGTACAACCACCTACGTGATCACAGGTGCTGTGCCTGGGAACGCCTACGTATCCAATAACAGGGTTAATGTACCCAGCCACATCTGGtcagctgcctgctgtgtgtTGGACAAAAAGCCCCCAAAGGCTTGGGGGGCCATTGCTGAGAACAAGAGCAAAAAAGAGGtagagcagctcagcctggaggatcTGGAGAACAGATTGACTAAGCTCTACGGTAAAAACGTTAATCTGTTCAACAATGCCTGTTCCCAGAAATAG